From Cucumis melo cultivar AY chromosome 1, USDA_Cmelo_AY_1.0, whole genome shotgun sequence, a single genomic window includes:
- the LOC103492874 gene encoding serine/threonine-protein kinase STY13 isoform X2, whose product MVFRADKIDFKSWDIQLEKHLSRAWSRDREVPAKKEVWEIDLSKLDIRYVKAHGTYGTIYRGNYDGNDVAVKVLDWGEDGVSSVAEIAALRTSFRQEVAVWHKLDHPNVAKFYGASMGTSNLKIPPKSSSFDSNQTFPSRACCVVVEYLPGGTLKSFLIKNRKRKLAFKVVIQLALDLSRGLSYLHSKKIVHRDIKTENVLLDAQKTLKIVDFGVARVEAQNPKDMTGETGTLGYMAPEVLDGKPYNRKCDVYSLGICLWETYCCDMPYPDLSFAEVSTAVVRQNLRPEIPRCCPSSFANIMKRCWDANPEKRPDMDEVVKLLEAIDTSKGGGMITDDQISCFCFRPARGP is encoded by the exons ATGGTATTTCGTGCTGATAAGATTGATTTCAAGAGTTGGGATATTCAGCTGGAGAAGCACTTGAGCAGGGCTTGGTCAAGGGACAGGGAAGTGCCTGCTAAAAAGGAAGTATGGGAGATTGACTTGTCTAAACTTGATATCAGATATGTTAAAGCTCATGGAACTTATGGTACTATTTACAGAGGAAACTATGATGGCAATGATGTTGCAG TGAAAGTGCTTGACTGGGGAGAGGACGGTGTTTCCTCAGTCGCTGAAATTGCTGCTCTTCGAACATCTTTTCGCCAGGAAGTTGCTGTGTGGCATAAGCTTGACCATCCAAATGTTGCAAAG TTTTATGGAGCATCAATGGGGACGTCAAACCTTAAAATCCCTCCCAAAAGCTCATCGTTCGACAGCAACCAAACTTTTCCTTCAAGGGCTTGCTGCGTTGTTGTTGAGTATCTTCCAGGTGGAACACTAAAAAGCTTTTTAATCAAAAATAGGAAAAGGAAACTTGCATTTAAGGTTGTGATTCAACTTGCATTGGATCTTTCTAGAGG TTTGAGTTATCTACACTCCAAAAAGATTGTACACCGTGATATTAAAACAGAGAATGTTCTGCTAGATGCTCAGAAGACTCTGAAAATTGTTGATTTTGGCGTTGCTCGAGTCGAAGCACAGAACCCCAAGGATATGACTGGAGAGACTGGCACCCTTGGTTACATGGCCCCCGAG GTCCTTGATGGTAAGCCTTATAATCGGAAATGTGATGTTTACAGTCTTGGTATATGTTTGTGGGAAACATATTGCTGCGATATGCCTTACCCAGATCTCAGTTTTGCTGAAGTGTCTACTGCAGTTGTGCGGCAG AATTTACGACCGGAAATCCCTAGATGCTGCCCGAGTTCGTTTGCAAATATCATGAAAAGATGTTGGGACGCAAATCCAGAAAAGCGACCCGACATGGATGAGGTCGTAAAATTGTTGGAAGCCATTGATACAAGTAAAGGGGGTGGCATGATTACCGACGATCAGATTAGTTGTTTCTGTTTCCGTCCGGCTCGTGGTCCATAA
- the LOC103492874 gene encoding serine/threonine-protein kinase STY13 isoform X1 has product MDLANAGEAGKAPVANQVADIVSAKSSNTQENELGSKLGTGSKSNRDMVFRADKIDFKSWDIQLEKHLSRAWSRDREVPAKKEVWEIDLSKLDIRYVKAHGTYGTIYRGNYDGNDVAVKVLDWGEDGVSSVAEIAALRTSFRQEVAVWHKLDHPNVAKFYGASMGTSNLKIPPKSSSFDSNQTFPSRACCVVVEYLPGGTLKSFLIKNRKRKLAFKVVIQLALDLSRGLSYLHSKKIVHRDIKTENVLLDAQKTLKIVDFGVARVEAQNPKDMTGETGTLGYMAPEVLDGKPYNRKCDVYSLGICLWETYCCDMPYPDLSFAEVSTAVVRQNLRPEIPRCCPSSFANIMKRCWDANPEKRPDMDEVVKLLEAIDTSKGGGMITDDQISCFCFRPARGP; this is encoded by the exons ATGGATTTAGCGAATGCGGGCGAGGCTGGCAAGGCTCCGGTGGCTAATCAAGTAGCTGATATTGTTTCTGCTAAATCTAGCAATACCCAAGAGAATGAATTGGGTTCAAAGTTGGGGACAGGAAGCAAAAGCAATAGGGATATGGTATTTCGTGCTGATAAGATTGATTTCAAGAGTTGGGATATTCAGCTGGAGAAGCACTTGAGCAGGGCTTGGTCAAGGGACAGGGAAGTGCCTGCTAAAAAGGAAGTATGGGAGATTGACTTGTCTAAACTTGATATCAGATATGTTAAAGCTCATGGAACTTATGGTACTATTTACAGAGGAAACTATGATGGCAATGATGTTGCAG TGAAAGTGCTTGACTGGGGAGAGGACGGTGTTTCCTCAGTCGCTGAAATTGCTGCTCTTCGAACATCTTTTCGCCAGGAAGTTGCTGTGTGGCATAAGCTTGACCATCCAAATGTTGCAAAG TTTTATGGAGCATCAATGGGGACGTCAAACCTTAAAATCCCTCCCAAAAGCTCATCGTTCGACAGCAACCAAACTTTTCCTTCAAGGGCTTGCTGCGTTGTTGTTGAGTATCTTCCAGGTGGAACACTAAAAAGCTTTTTAATCAAAAATAGGAAAAGGAAACTTGCATTTAAGGTTGTGATTCAACTTGCATTGGATCTTTCTAGAGG TTTGAGTTATCTACACTCCAAAAAGATTGTACACCGTGATATTAAAACAGAGAATGTTCTGCTAGATGCTCAGAAGACTCTGAAAATTGTTGATTTTGGCGTTGCTCGAGTCGAAGCACAGAACCCCAAGGATATGACTGGAGAGACTGGCACCCTTGGTTACATGGCCCCCGAG GTCCTTGATGGTAAGCCTTATAATCGGAAATGTGATGTTTACAGTCTTGGTATATGTTTGTGGGAAACATATTGCTGCGATATGCCTTACCCAGATCTCAGTTTTGCTGAAGTGTCTACTGCAGTTGTGCGGCAG AATTTACGACCGGAAATCCCTAGATGCTGCCCGAGTTCGTTTGCAAATATCATGAAAAGATGTTGGGACGCAAATCCAGAAAAGCGACCCGACATGGATGAGGTCGTAAAATTGTTGGAAGCCATTGATACAAGTAAAGGGGGTGGCATGATTACCGACGATCAGATTAGTTGTTTCTGTTTCCGTCCGGCTCGTGGTCCATAA
- the LOC103492639 gene encoding homocysteine S-methyltransferase 2 — translation MADTTSDAFSSPFMTEFLIKSGGTAIVDGGLATELERHGADLNDPLWSAKCLLTSPHLIHRVHMDYLEAGADIIITASYQATIQGFESKGLSRDESESLLRKSVEIACSARDNYYDRCNTSTSDESPDGKIFKKRQILIAASVGSYGAYLADGSEYSGIYGDSMTLEALKDFHRKRVKVLAESGADLIAFETIPNKLEAKAYAELLEEENISLPAWFAFNSKDGIHVVSGDSYSECVSIAESCRNTVAVGINCTPPRFIHGLISSIKKVTTKPIVIYPNSGESYDADLKEWVQNTGVSDDDFVSYVNKWCETGASLFGGCCRTTPNTIRGIYRTLSKR, via the exons ATGGCGGATACTACTTCCGATGCATTCTCATCGCCCTTCATGACTGAATTTCTCATAAAATCCGGTGGAACCGCCATTGTTGATGGTGGTTTGGCCACCGAGCTCGAACGACACGGCGCCGACCTTAACGATCCTCTTTGGAGCGCTAAATGTCTCCTCACTTCCCCTCATCTTATTCACAGA GTACACATGGATTACCTTGAAGCAGGGGCAGATATTATCATCACGGCATCTTATCAA GCCACCATCCAGGGATTTGAGTCCAAAGGACTTTCAAGAGATGAAAGTGAATCCTTGTTAAGAAAGAGTGTGGAGATTGCCTGTTCGGCACGGGATAACTATTATGACAGGTGTAATACAAGTACTTCTGATGAGAGCCCAGATggtaaaattttcaaaaaacgTCAGATACTTATAGCAGCTTCTGTGGGGAGCTATGGAGCATATTTGGCTGATGGGTCTGAGTACAG TGGTATTTATGGTGACAGTATGACACTTGAGGCTCTGAAAGACTTCCATAGAAAAAGAGTAAAAGTGCTTGCAGAGTCGGGGGCTGACCTGATTGCATTTGAGACCATTCCCAATAAACTTGAAGCCAAG GCATATGCAGAACTCTTGGAGGAAGAAAATATCAGCCTTCCTGCATGGTTTGCTTTCAACTCAAAGGATGGTATCCATGTGGTTAGTGGTGATTCTTATTCAGAATGTGTTTCGATTGCTGAATCATGTAGAAATACCGTTGCAGTTGGAATTAACTGTACACCACCCAGATTTATTCATGGTCTAATATCTTCCATAAAGAAG GTCACTACAAAGCCTATAGTGATATATCCAAATAGTGGTGAAAGTTATGATGCTGATCTAAAGGAATGGGTG CAAAATACTGGGGTCTCGGATGATGATTTTGTATCTTATGTAAACAAATGGTGTGAGACCGGGGCATCATTGTTTGGAGGTTGCTGTCGAACCACTCCAAATACAATCAGGGGAATTTACAGGACCCTTTCAAAGAGATAA